A stretch of the Malus domestica chromosome 08, GDT2T_hap1 genome encodes the following:
- the LOC103441554 gene encoding PHD finger protein EHD3-like isoform X2: MHNNSCEQVHVRMSSSDACSDRHWTTSVLENMYQSLGDDEGGVQVCIREAIAHFREVDHTTQVKESGHHNEDRHRYCFLTRSILNRSQNAASRHAGVISNGSSNKSNHHTVTAMCQHAFYNVLVSEKFASLCKLLLENFQGNKDDSIFDFSLINSRMKRGDYEHSPMLFSNDMQQVWIKLQVIGTDLISLAKNLSDMSRASYNEQFYPLGSDFHTKVKQTEDCCVHSVCTCRCCGCCTNGKDCLVCDSCEEMYHISCIEPAVKQIAPSWYCARCTASGLGSSHENCVVCKKLNVAKTLVDGVGGESVSTDEETVNEAGQNSKLSADDGTQLLEESKEICKTCGLVVKNGERLRICGHPYCPKKYYHMRCLTTNQSRLYGPRWYCYSCLCRSCLTDKDDDMIVLCDGCDHAYHLYCMEPPRTSIPVGKWFCRKCDAGIKAMRKARKAYDKKEMTERERDEGSKKEKCDDRESERGRGGMEVLLCAVNTLDNEEVMKSKKE; the protein is encoded by the exons ATGCACAATAACTCTTGTGAGCAAGTCCATGTTCGCATGAGTAGTTCAGATGCATGTTCAGATAGGCACTGGACAACTTCCGTACTGGAGAACATGTATCAGTCACTAGGTGATGATGAAGGTGGTGTACAAGTGTGCATACGAGAAGCGATTGCGCATTTTCGAGAGGTTGATCACACAACACAAGTTAAG GAATCTGGTCATCATAATGAGGATAGGCACCGATACTGTTTTCTTACACGGTCTATATTGAATAGATCTCAAAATGCCGCCAGCAGGCATGCTGGTGTTATATCTAATGGATCttcaaataaatcaaatcatcATACAGTTACCGCGATGTGTCAGCATGCTTTTTATAATGTTTTAGTTTCAGAAAAGTTTGCCTCGTTGTGCAAACTGCTGCTGGAAAATTTTCAAGGAAACAAGGATGACAGCATTTTTGACTTTAGTCTTATAAACTCAAGGATGAAAAGGGGAGATTATGAGCACTCGCCTATGCTCTTCTCAAATGATATGCAACAG GTATGGATAAAGCTTCAAGTGATTGGTACGGACTTGATTTCTCTTGCAAAAAACCTCTCGGACATGTCAAGGGCTTCGTACAATGAACAG TTCTACCCCTTGGGATCTGACTTTCACACTAAAGTGAAGCAAACAGAGGATTGTTGTGTGCACAGTGTATGCACTTGCAGGTGCTGTGGATGCTGTACAAATGGGAAGGATTGTTTAGTATGTGATTCATGTGAGGAGATGTACCATATCTCCTGCATTGAGCCTGCTGTCAAACAAATTGCTCCAAGTTGGTATTGTGCTAGGTGCACTGCAAGTGGTCTTGGATCATCCCATGAGAACTGTGTCGTGTGTAAGAAGTTGAACGTGGCCAAGACTCTAGTTGATGGAGTTGGAGGTGAAAGTGTTTCTACAGACGAAGAAACAGTCAATGAGGCgggtcaaaattcaaaattgagtGCAGATGATGGAACCCAACTATTagaagaaagcaaagaaatttgCAAGACTTGTGGACTTGTGGTTAAAAACGGTGAGAGGTTGAGGATATGTGGTCATCCATACTGCCCCAAGAAATATTACCATATGAGGTGTCTGACAACTAACCAGTCAAGATTGTACGGTCCCCGATGGTACTGCTATTCTTGTCTATGCAGAAGTTGTCTCACTGATAAGGATGATGATATGATTGTGCTTTGTGATGGCTGTGATCACGCGTACCACCTCTATTGCATGGAACCACCACGGACCTCTATTCCAGTTGGAAAATGGTTTTGCAGAAAATGTGATGCAGGAATTAAGGCCATGCGCAAGGCAAGAAAGGCTTATGATAAGAAAGAaatgacagagagagagagagacgaaggatcaaagaaagaaaaatgcgATGACAGGGAATCAGAACGAGGTAGAGGGGGTATGGAGGTGCTTCTCTGCGCAGTCAATACTCTAGATAATGAAGAGGTTATGAAGAGTAAAAAAGAATGA